The following coding sequences lie in one Acidobacteriota bacterium genomic window:
- a CDS encoding Re/Si-specific NAD(P)(+) transhydrogenase subunit alpha: MKIAVPRERDQEERRVALIPDHVEQLVQKGIQVTVEASAGAGAGCPDEAYRSAGAEVSSQRESMLAAADLVVGVRILPAEDVARLGEGCLSISFLDPFQASELIELLSSRGISAVSMELIPRSTRAQKMDALSSQASLAGYVAVILAAEALDKIFPMMTTPAGTILPARVFVLGAGVAGLQAIATAKRLGARVEAYDTRPVVEEQVKSLGARFVKIELGSTGETRQGYARALSKEQLGLQQEALAAVCAQSDVVITTAQVFGRQAPRLITGQTLSRMRPGSVVVDLAVERGGNVEGSEVDRIVETGGVRIIGLANLPGRVAAHASQMYSSNLFHLIEECLHEGEPRLNLDLNHEVLGACLVTHRGRILYEGINPSVNR; this comes from the coding sequence CAGCTGGTCCAAAAGGGGATACAGGTTACGGTGGAGGCCTCAGCGGGAGCGGGCGCCGGCTGCCCGGACGAGGCCTATCGATCCGCCGGGGCCGAGGTCTCTTCCCAGCGGGAGAGCATGCTTGCGGCTGCCGACCTGGTTGTCGGTGTTCGCATCCTTCCGGCGGAGGATGTGGCCCGCCTTGGAGAGGGGTGTCTTTCCATCAGTTTCCTGGATCCCTTCCAGGCATCCGAGTTGATTGAACTTCTGAGTAGTCGAGGAATCAGCGCTGTCAGCATGGAGCTGATTCCGAGATCCACCCGGGCCCAGAAAATGGATGCCTTGAGTTCCCAGGCCAGCCTGGCGGGGTATGTGGCGGTGATCCTGGCGGCCGAAGCCCTGGACAAGATTTTCCCCATGATGACAACTCCGGCCGGCACCATATTGCCGGCGCGGGTTTTCGTGCTCGGCGCGGGAGTGGCGGGTCTTCAGGCCATCGCCACGGCCAAGCGGCTGGGGGCGCGGGTCGAGGCTTACGACACGCGGCCCGTGGTGGAAGAGCAGGTCAAGTCGCTGGGAGCCCGCTTTGTAAAGATCGAACTGGGCAGCACGGGAGAGACCAGGCAAGGCTACGCCCGGGCTCTCTCCAAGGAGCAGTTGGGCCTGCAGCAGGAGGCGCTGGCGGCTGTCTGCGCCCAGTCGGATGTGGTGATTACCACCGCCCAGGTTTTTGGCCGCCAGGCCCCTCGATTGATCACCGGGCAGACCCTGAGCCGCATGAGACCGGGCAGCGTGGTGGTGGATCTGGCCGTGGAGCGGGGGGGCAACGTGGAGGGTTCGGAGGTGGATCGAATCGTCGAGACCGGGGGCGTGAGGATCATCGGCCTGGCCAACCTTCCCGGCCGTGTCGCTGCCCACGCCAGCCAGATGTATTCCAGCAACCTTTTCCACCTCATCGAAGAATGCCTGCACGAAGGTGAGCCCCGTCTAAATCTGGATTTGAATCACGAGGTGCTTGGCGCCTGCCTGGTTACCCACCGAGGTCGCATCTTGTATGAGGGTATCAACCCGTCCGTCAATCGCTGA